The following proteins are co-located in the Saccharomycodes ludwigii strain NBRC 1722 chromosome V, whole genome shotgun sequence genome:
- the SED5 gene encoding t-SNARE syntaxin (similar to Saccharomyces cerevisiae YLR026C | SED5 | Suppressor of Erd2 Deletion) yields MNIRDRTLEFQRSVSTQIRLNKIKGPSTTNLPDENSKKSEFSKSASAIAHEIATTAQLLSKLAVLCKKKPMFNDNPVEIAELSFLIKRKIYSIESAMIELNKLSSNNASSQEERSQHSHNVMNLLSTKMKNISGDFKTVLEKRQQMEITNRDRLEKLSNGNNSSENNTNNINGGDIKDITTSNMNNYNNSNPFLSTLSENTDNSNNTYNNSIGIPSQQQLMLLEEQQQDMNQTYLQERNRAVETIESTIQEVGSLFQQLAHMVQEQGEQIQRIDDNVQDIDLNIQGAQRELVRYFNNISNNRWMAVKIFAVIFVFFLIWVLVN; encoded by the coding sequence ATGAACATTAGAGATAGAACATTAGAATTCCAAAGGTCTGTATCCACACAAATACGTCTGAACAAAATCAAAGGACCGAGCACTACTAACCTTCCAGAtgaaaatagtaaaaaaagtgaattttctaaatctgCATCGGCCATAGCACACGAAATTGCTACGACAGCACAATTGTTGTCTAAATTAGCAGTATTATGTAAGAAAAAACCAATGTTCAATGATAATCCTGTTGAAATTGCCGAATTATCCTTTCttatcaaaagaaaaatatattcgATTGAAAGTGCCATGATTGAGTTAAATAAACTATCCTCTAATAATGCCTCCTCACAAGAAGAGAGATCCCAGCATTCACATAATGTTATGAACTTGTTAAGTACCAAGATGAAGAATATAAGTGGCGATTTCAAAACTGTTTTGGAAAAGAGACAACAAATGGAAATAACCAATAGAGATAGACTAGAGAAGTTAtctaatggtaataatagtagtgaGAATAATAcgaataatattaatggagGCGATATCAAGGACATAACTACCAGTAATATGAATAACTATAACAATTCCAATCCATTTCTATCAACACTGTCCGAAAACACTGACAATTCTAATAACACCTATAACAACAGTATTGGTATTCCCAGTCAGCAGCAGTTGATGTTATTGGAAGAACAGCAGCAAGATATGAACCAAACATATTTACAAGAGCGCAATAGAGCAGTGGAGACCATAGAAAGCACTATACAGGAGGTTGGTTCGTTATTTCAACAATTGGCTCATATGGTTCAAGAACAGGGCGAACAAATTCAGAGAATAGATGATAATGTGCAGGACATTGATTTGAATATTCAAGGTGCGCAAAGAGAATTAGTCAgatatttcaataatattagtaataatagatGGATGGCTGTCAAAATATTCgctgttatttttgtattttttttaatatggGTGTTAGTTAATTAG
- the SNF7 gene encoding ESCRT-III subunit protein SNF7 (similar to Saccharomyces cerevisiae YLR025W | SNF7 | Sucrose NonFermenting), giving the protein MWSYMFGGKATKKEQQEAPKKAILETREQIQLLTKKQAHLQTKIETNRQQAKLYLTKTNGSSASNRELAKNSLKRVKILENQLSKINGQIDTLEQQLFSIESANLNLETMRTMKNSAKAMKIMHEGLDIDKVDETMDDIREQVELSEEISDAISRPLYSSVNNMVDEDELDNELDELMNEEASQNVVGENVVGNANGVTNISDKMELPDVPVSKLPESKNTKESITSYANGNTSENEEEDEDERALRELQAEMGL; this is encoded by the coding sequence ATGTGGTCATACATGTTTGGCGGTAAAGCCACCAAAAAGGAGCAACAAGAGGCTCCCAAAAAAGCTATATTGGAAACCAGAGAACAAATCCAATTGTTAACCAAAAAGCAAGCTCATTTACAAACTAAGATCGAAACAAATAGACAGCAAGCCAAATTATACCTCACCAAAACAAATGGTTCCTCAGCAAGTAACCGTGAATTAGCCAAGAACTCGTTGAAAAGAGTTAAAATTCTAGAAAATcaattatcaaaaatcaATGGACAAATAGATACTTTAGAACAGCAACTATTTAGTATAGAAAGTGCTAATTTGAACTTGGAAACTATGAGGACAATGAAGAACAGTGCTAAAGCTATGAAGATAATGCATGAGGGTTTGGATATTGATAAAGTTGATGAAACTATGGATGATATTAGAGAACAAGTTGAATTAAGCGAGGAGATTAGCGATGCGATTAGTAGACCTTTGTATAGTTCAGTTAATAATATGgtagatgaagatgaactAGATAATGAATTAGACGAGCTAATGAACGAAGAAGCTAGCCAAAATGTTGTGGGAGAAAATGTTGTAGGGAATGCTAACGGTGTTACAAATATTAGTGACAAAATGGAATTACCTGATGTGCCCGTCAGTAAATTACcagaaagtaaaaatactaaAGAGAGTATAACTAGTTATGCGAATGGTAATACTAGcgaaaatgaagaagaagatgaagatgaacgTGCCTTAAGGGAGTTACAAGCAGAAATGGGGTTGTAA